The sequence TGTTTTGATCAATGACATGGTAAATTGTCAATGGGGAGATGAAGAATAAATTTTCATTCCCTGCATCAACTACAAAGTTGATATTGATCTGGTCCAAAATAATAGTCTCTCCTTCAGGAGTGACTGTGGTCCTCAGGAGCTTTCCATATATGTGGCTCCCAATAAGGAGGCTCTTCCTAAGATTAGCCACACGGATTAGGAGACAAAGCTTCCCACCCCGTTTACTGATCACTGCATTCTTGCTGAAGGTAATGGTCTTGGCACATTTCTTGGGTCTGGAGATCTTGGCTAAAATGGCACCACACATGAAAGAATTGATGATGACTCCAAGTATAGACTGGAAGATAAGGAGAAAAATGGCAGTGCCACATTGTTCTGTCACACACCTGAATCCATATCCAATGGTCACTTGTGtttccagagaaaacagaaaagctgaGGTCAAGCCATTAATGTTCTCCACACAAGGGGTGTGGTTAACAGAAGGATGGAACTCAGGGAGATCTTTGTGGATGTAGGCTACCGCATACCACAGAAGACCAAAGAAGAACCAACTCCCCAAGAAGGCTGAAATGAAGATGGTCATTTTGTATCTCCATTTGAGGTCAAGCACAGTTGTCCAGATGTCCACAAAGAATATAAACCTTGACTGGGCCTCCACATTGCCAAACTCTATGTTGCATCTCCCATCTTTGGAGACCAGCCTGGCTCTTTGCCGAGAATGCCCCAAAAAGTGAGCGACAAACCATTTCCGAAGATGCTTGAACATTCTTTCTGTCAACACTCTgatctgaaatacataaaaaacaaacaaaacaaaatgatgtttACAGCAACAGTGGACTAGGCGACTCACATATATCAAAGACCATTCAAAACAATCTGATTTACTGATCATTAAGGAAAGCTGACAGTTTATTCTGGATACAACAATACTATTTTCCAATTGAAACTTTCCACCAGAAGATCATATTACTTAactataaagaggaaaaataattacagagaGATAGGAATAGAAGGAACTTAAGAGGGCATGTATTCAAGTGTTTCCTGACCTTAGTCAGTAACACACAAACTTAAAAATGTAGGTGATAACCAATCTATGACCTGTATTATGATTTATCTGATATAATTCTTTAAATTGATTCTCCTTTTACTTTAATAAAGTTTTGCCTTCTGCTAAGCAAAAATAGCCGTGAAAGCAGAAGCTGGAAGGACCATTCGtattttttgtaatatataaaaacaaataaccatTAAAAGGGTTCATCAATATACTACTTAAAGTAAACCTCTTTACTGCCATTCTCACTCAATAGTAAAAGAAATCTTGTCCCAATTACTGTTCCACTTATCCAGTGAAGGCACAGagattcaggatttttttttttaaatattttatttatttatcagagagagagagggagagagcgagcacaggcagacagaatggcagacagaggcagagggagaagcaggctccctgccgagcaaggagcccaatgtgggactcgatcccaggacgctgggatcatgacctgagctgaaggcagctgcttaaccaactgagccacccaggcatccccagaaaatTTTAATAGTATAGCCAAAGTCATGTACTAACCAGTGGCAGGATGACAACTAAAAACATAAACCATAAGGTTCCCTGCTTCCAGTCAGGAGGAACCTCTAATAGGCTGTGTCTCagctattaaattttatattctaaagtCATATTTGCCTGAAACATTTTAAGACAAATATTGGtcaccttccttttttcttttttaaaatgctttagaCTATTTAGAACAGAGCTCCTTAATACAGTTTGGTCAAGTCCTACCATATGATCCCAGGAGTTTGCTCAATGGAGGTACaagcctctttcctttttctctccatgaTATGCCAAGATTCCTAAGAGGAATAGTATGATGGTCACCATCAATATCTCATGCTTTCTTCCCTGCTTCTCAGTTGAAGGACTGGGAAGCTCTGGATTAAATAATACTCCAAATAATTCTCCATAAACATAGAACCATACTTTATTCACTCCTCTACCCCAGCTGCTAACACAGTCTATGGGCGCTCACAAGTTATTCAATGAGCATGAATGGAATAACTCAGTGAATGAAGTAAGCTCTTCAAAATACCATCTACTCAATGGTTTCTTGTTGATGATATTATTGTGACTTCCAGTTTACAGCAAGAAAATTGAAGGGATTTTCCCCTAAACAGCCAACAATGATGAAAGCCACAGTTATCAATACTAGACTACCTCCTCCCCTAGCtgtgccctcccccactccaagGTGCGCCCACCATGGTTAGCAAGGTCTTCgtggtatttttaattaaatgtaaatatgtttctaaaatagatttcaaaattccccttcaaaaatgtgtttattcataCAAACCAGGAAGCGAAACCAACTTAGtgatacattttaaacaaaagtacTATCCCACAGTGTTTTGTTCATAGCCTTAAACTAGGTGAAAACACAAGAAGCCAACACCAGGTAGAAGTGGTGAAGAGAAAACCACAGCTGTGGTGATTTGAAATTTTGAGGACAAGTTCTAAagctacagagaaagaaaaggctacCAGGAGAGCAAACAGCAGTGCACACACTCAGTGGGCCCTGTCCACATCCCACCCAACCCTCATGGATCTCAAGTCCCCAAAGAGTCCTAGGGGTTGGTCCCAAGTGAGGCACACTGAAGAAGAGTctaccccctccccaggctctctcctttctccacacaCACATAGTTTAACCTGGTTTACATTCCTCTCTCCCCCTGTGTCATGGAAGCTCACACACTGTTTTAAATGCtctttgtagaaataaaataataattctcaaGCCAACATTTATCAGGCAAATCCACATTCGCTTTGTCACACATTATATTTCCAGAGATGACTCCTGAGATACACCTTCTGAGTTTCTCTTCCTCACAACTTTTCTCTTCCAGTCTcaagttcatttcatttttgaagataaagaatatttctgTAGAATGAATAAGTAGCCTCTGATTTATCTCTTGATTAAGTCTGGGTTTCCTTGCCtgcattattaataaaatatctgcCTGGCCTTGCAAAGAGCTAAAACAAAAGCAAGCAGCTTATAATGTCTTCCCAGACTGTCTGCACTTACCAACATCCTAAGCATATTCCGACTTGATGTATCCATGCCTGGGGAAAGCAACGAAGTGGCCTTGGGAATTGGTCTCTGTCTGCAGGCTGATTTCTTTTAGACTCGGCCTAATTTATTTCAGGGTTTGGTCAGTGAACTGATGCTAATTTGTATTAGCTTGAAAACACTTAATTTGATAGTGGACTTGGGTGGCTTAAACCAAGGCAATTGGTTGTTCTCAGCCCAAGCCCTAAGCTGGGtatgtagtgatttttttttttttccccagacctCACATGGCTTGAATACCGTCATGCTAAGACATGACAGCCCCCCAGCTAAGGTCCCTGGGCAGCAAGCATGGCATGAGTTCCAgcattttcctcctctcctttgccACGCTCTATATAGCTCTCTTGTTGTTTCTCATAGGTCATGCCTGTTAGCTTTTCACGAGAAAGAATTAGTTATCATCGATCTCTGAGCCTGTTCTCTGAAACACACTGAGATCCTGAGATTTCCAAATGTTCACAAAGATACAGGTGAATATATAGACTtagatcagtaaatatttgtaagatgAAAGTAAGGTCACACCAGGAAGAAACAAGATACTGGTCAATCTCTATATACAATAGTCTCTGTTATGtaagaaacagatttaaaaaacagCCTTTATTGttggaattattttataaaatctggcATTTACTGAAGGTACTTTTCACATGTACTGTGTTGGCCAATGCTGTGGATTTATTTACTCAAAGAGTGAGAAGAATGATACCGAAAGGATGTAAGAATATGGAATAAATCCATCCTTTGATCAAACCCACAATTCACATGGCAGACCCATTGTAATCAGCACATAGCCTACTTTGCTTAGACAATGACATCTCATCTAGCCACAGACAgagcaaatatgtattttttttactaCGGGGTGGTCAGAGATTGACCCTGGTTGTCTGTGTTGTGTAGCATGTATGGATTTTAGGTTACTTTCTACTGAGATCAGTAAATCTTAATAGCAAGCAAAGGGCTGTACATTAGCTAATATTTACCAAGGTACTCTTAGTGGCCTGGCAAAGCAGGCAAATtctattattgccattttttttttcccttcagtgctccagaattctTGTTCTGTAAAGAGTCTGTTCTCAGGAAGTAGACTTTTTGTACACTTTCCAAACACTGAGTGTATGCTTATTGTGTAGgatttcaaaaacaaatcaaacctgCTCCCATTCTCAAGGGGCTTACAGTCAAATGAGGAAGTGAGCTCAGGACACCAGCAATTACAATGTGGTATGGTGTGCATCTGCCCAAAGGAACACCTTTTCTAAAAGATCTCTATCAGATGGGCATCCACGCTCTGCCCAATACTTCAGGGGACAGAAAAGTCACTGTCTTTTtgctttcattaattcatttttctatcaTGATTCAACAATGTTGCTGCTAGTAcgtgtgtcaggctctgtgctagactTTAGAGATGCAATCCTTTGCCAAATGGCACCTTCCTTGTCATTGAGAAGAAGATTCCAGTCAAGTGTGGGAAGTAGGCAATGTCAAGATGAGAAACAGTAGGAATGATCTGGGGAgcatcgtttttttttttttttccctaagattttatttatttatttgacagacaaatcacaagtaggcagagaggcaggcagagatagagggggaagcaggctccccactgagcagagaccccaatgtggggcttgatcccaggatcctgggatcattacctgagccgaaggcagaggccttaacccactgagccacccaggcgcccctggggagCATCTTATCTGACAGGCAAAGACGTGTTATCAAGGTCAAGATGTGAGGATGGTGTTAGACTCACCTGTCATAGACACTATAACTTTTTGTTGGGCGATCACAAAGAAATCCATCAACCCATGCATCAAAGCAATGAGTTTGCTGTCATTTCTATGGGTCTTCCTCTAATGGCGATATTTCAGAAGAGACACACCTGAGTGTGTAGTAACTAACCAACTGCACTGTAATTGTGAATGACCCAGACTCCGGGGCAACAGAAGAGAGTgtgaggggctgagagagaagccAGGTTACTGTCAGCGAGACATGAGGCTGGAAAGGCAAGCAAGGGCCACACACTCGGTGGTGGAATGCCATGTGAGATATTTTCATTGTTGACTTAAATAACAAAACCGTATGAAGAACAGTGGTCCAGTTCTGCTTCAGGGATGACTCATGGTAATTCTAATGAAGTCTGAGGTCTATTCCGCTTATGGGTCcttaaaattcctgaaaataagCATATTTTCCTCTTGGATCTCCTTCTTCCCATAAAAATGCACCCTTCGTTTGCATACAACGTGAGTCTGCCTTGTTGTCAAGTCTCTCACTGCCTTACTTCCGTTGTGGACATTTCTCAAGAGTTGAGATTTTTATGTTAAACGTAGGACCCACAAGTTCTGGTTCCCGAGTACAGAAGTCAAATGATTTTCTGTGGTTCCTTTGCAACCGCAGTGGAGGAGTTCAAGTTTCCATCAAATTTTGCTGCTTTGTTTAAGCCAACAATCAACTGAGTCAACAAACATTGCCAACTAAACACAGCAAGGAACCGAACAGGACTCTGGGGCACAGTCTTGGCCTTCTCCGTTAACATAATCAAGCCAACGCTTGACTTATTCAACATTTACTATGTACCGGGTGCTAGGCTAGGAAACCTTTAGAAAGAATTAGGGACCACAGCCCCTGCTCCCCAGTCCCTCACAGATAGGAAACGATTGGGTTATTGTAGTGGGGCAGGTTTGCTGCCCCAAAAGGCTTAAGCATGGGGTTTAAAACAACCATCAAAAGAGGAGACCCAGCAGGCTGGGTGTCAAGTTTACGCTCTTCTGCACACAACTTCACTAAGGTGCACTGCACCTAGCTGCGAGGCAGAGCACTTCCTGTTTCCTATGGAAATGATCTCAAGCTATTGTAGGCTATCCACCCAACTGGGTTTGCAAATGTTCAGGCCCCTGACAAGCCCTGAGTCATCTAGCTCCTGGGCTACCCCCAGAACCTACAGGAGACAGATGGctgtttccctttccttcagtAATTCCGGGAGAAGTCACCGCTGACGTCTTTAGCACCATCAGAAAGCTCACTTCTCAAATAGACCCTGGCAGGGCTGGTAGAAACCAATTTTCCTGGTCCTATAGCTCTTAAAGGATATCTGAACCTCAGGACTCTTCCAGGCTAGATGTAGGAAAGCATTTCAGGAACATCTCACCTTTCCTTTGGGGTAAGGATTTTCCCAGATCCAGTCCACTGTGAAGCCACAAATCCACTTGTGTCCAGGGTGGGCACAAAACACAGGCCTTCCTGGGTGCCTGGCTCCTTCCCATGAAAAGAGTGTGGGAACAAGAACCAGGGAATCACAAGTTTGAAGGGTGTTGGTGCTCTCGTAAAGGACACCGTGTTCAGTAGACTTCTCTGGAGCCAGCTGGGCCACCAGTATTACCGGAATAACTTCAGAGGTGTGCCAGGCATGGAGATTAAAAGAGGATAGGAGGACCTAAGCCAGGATGTTCATGGCACAGGTAATAACTAAAGGCAGCATGGCAGGTGGAAGGAATCCTAGCTTGGGTATGCAGAGTCATGGATTTGAACTCCAGCTCTGTCCAGGTGACCTGCGAAAGCCACATAGTCCTTCTGACATGtgtcctcacctgtgaaatggctGTTAAAATATACTTTCCAAGACTAGAGTGTGTTCTCAGTGCAATCACATACGTGAAGTTCCTAGAACATAGCAATCAAACAATAAATTGTCAGAACTGTTATTATTAGGGTACAAATTTAAATGTGGGTAATAGTTTACCAGGCGTCATACTGACCCAGGCCATTTGGAGTCTCTGCTGTGTGGAGTCAAATGGGCTATACTGGAGACAACATCCAGGTGAAGGCAAAAGCTTGTAGGAAAGTGACAAAGCTTCCCCAGAACATCACTGCCTATGAACCATACATCAAGCCGAAGACTCGGGAAAAGGGAATGTGTTTTTATAGAGGCTTTGCCTAGGACAAAGGCTTTGTCTGTGACCACAGCAGAAGCCTTATCTTGCAGAGGTGGAAAGAGAATAGAGGGTACGAGAATGATTCTTCACAAGCCTGCCCAGAGCTATGGCACCTGGAGTGACACTGTCCTTCTCCAACCATAGACATTGACTAAGCCTTGATCATTTTACTGAATGTATACACATATGCCCTCTGCAAAGGGTCTTGGCACTGCTAGGGGCTGTCCTGATTGTCCCCACTAGGGCTCTGTGTTCTTCTGTTGAACACGAACAGTGTTACAGAACATCGATATCAGATAAGGCCATTCTGTAATCATGCCTGAACACAGACCAAAACCtgaacattgtttaaaaaagacCCAAGTCCCCCATGTGGGCTATTAGAAGTGATCTGCTGCTTCTTTACAAATAATGACATTAGCTATCCACCAGTCTTCACCCGTTCTAGATGATAAGATTTATTGACATAATGACTCATAGAATTACTCTGAATTATTGACATCTAACCCAGAGCAaggtatttcttctttaaatcttccCCAAATCACATAACAAGCCCAGATCCTCTAACTGTGACCTAGCCCCCAGTGAGCCTCCCCACAGTTCTTCATGGTATGTGTCCTCACTAACTGCAAAAAGCCGATTTGTTACAGTACCGGGGTCTTCTGGAGGTTCTTCAGCTGACACATTGGCACCACTAAAGGACAGAAGAGCACACAGAACAAAAGGTATAACTAAGAAGGTCATAAAGCCATTTTACAGGCCATATGTTCACTTTAtacatttgtttgcttttgtatcCAGATGTGAAGAATCAAGGAAATAAccaaatttaaatacaaaaagtcACAAAGAGGAGTTAAAATTTTCAGACACAGGTTTTCAAGTCTCTCTAGCTGTCTTGCTTACCACAACCATTGGTCGCCCTGAGATAATTACACTCTCACTGCAAAGACCTCTATTTCCACATGGCAGATGGATTGGGTCCTAGCAGGAAATGTCAAGAGGTGTGAGGTTCCCATGAATTCAGTCTCAGCCTGGGAGCTAGTGAAGCTGGACCCAAAGAAGATGTCTACAGGGTCTTCCTAGCCTTTGCTGACAGTGTGCATTGGTTGTGGAATTAGAAACCTATGTTTTGGAAGCTGGGTGCTTATTCTGTGTATATTTTCAGGATTGTTTCCTTATTATTCTTCATCACTGTTCCTTAAGGTAGTTAGGAACTGCTAGCTTGTCTCAGCTAGGTGGAGAAGGACCAAAAGGAGGCACTTCCTCTATGCCTGGCTCACAGTTTTGAAGAGAAAGCAACACACCCCTGGGAGTGGTGAGGAGCGGTAACAGCAGAATGAGAGAGCACCAGAAGACAAGAGAAACTCAAAACCACACAGGTGGATCTACGTGGTTTCTATTCCAAAGGTTTTCTAAGAATTCTTCTCTTCTAAACTGCAGGGAGTTCAGCTCTTTACCAAGAAGGCATTGCTGTATTGGGTCTGAGTGGACTAAGCCACAGATAACAGAGGAAGTCAAGGTAGAAGTGAAGATCCACAGCTCAGACTGAATGAAGAGAAAGATGAGAGCAGAGCAAAGTCTCCTGAGAGTGGGAAATGGCTATTAAGACGCCATGGAGGACTTCCATACCCTGTACCCGGCTGACGGGGTTGGGAGACCTGTTGCAGTCTCCTGTATTCCGTGTGAACAGCGCCCTCTAGAGCACAATGCAAACGGTGCCCCATCGGAGCCCTGAAATTCTGGGGTCTGGAAAGCCTTGGATGTTGGGCCAGGCACAAGAGTATCCTTCACATATATTATAGTGTTGAATTCACATGATAAACCTAGCAGTTGGGGAACAGAGGTTCAGCAAAGTTAAGCAATTTTCCACAAGGTCACAAAGCAAAAAGCCCAAAGCGCAGAGATCAGAGGAATCTAGCTCTGCCTAACTGAGAAGTCCTTGCTTTTAAGCCGTATGGCATACTCAAAACAGTTACTGAACAAAGGGAAGGCAAACTTTTTTTTGGCACCTACTTACTATGCACCAGCAATAGTGATAAGACAGAGATCCCATAGCAGGCAAGAGCTAGCATGAGACAAAACGTTTTCTGAAGACACAAAACCTGAAAGGATAAGGAGGGTTTGgattggtggggaggggagaggtttCCAGGGACAAGAAGCAGCAGCAAAATCActagaaaaggggagagaggaagagtgtgTGCAAGGCCCTGGGACCCCCATGGAGAGGGCCCAGAGCCAACTGTACTGGATCCACAGGTACGCGTTGGTGGAAAAGGCCATGGGCCCCAAAGTCACAAGAAGGGTCTCATAATGCTGGGCAGAGTTCAGGAAGGGTCACGATGTCAAAGTAATTAGGACACGATTGTGGAAGCAGCTGAAGATGTACTGTTAAGCATGGTGCTTTCTCTGGAAACTTCTATAGATTTTCTTGGCTTGAGCCAACTGTTGGTGATGATCTGAAGTAATGGCAATGACATCTTCCATTTGGAGACATTTCCAGATACCTCTAGAGTGCAGTTACATCACCGTCCACAGTCAGAAGTTCATTGACAGTGAGGCTAGTGAGGGGGCATGGGGATCTTCCTCCCCAGTGGAAGAGGAAACCCTGCCAGTGATAG comes from Mustela erminea isolate mMusErm1 chromosome 9, mMusErm1.Pri, whole genome shotgun sequence and encodes:
- the KCNJ1 gene encoding ATP-sensitive inward rectifier potassium channel 1 isoform X2, with the translated sequence MFKHLRKWFVAHFLGHSRQRARLVSKDGRCNIEFGNVEAQSRFIFFVDIWTTVLDLKWRYKMTIFISAFLGSWFFFGLLWYAVAYIHKDLPEFHPSVNHTPCVENINGLTSAFLFSLETQVTIGYGFRCVTEQCGTAIFLLIFQSILGVIINSFMCGAILAKISRPKKCAKTITFSKNAVISKRGGKLCLLIRVANLRKSLLIGSHIYGKLLRTTVTPEGETIILDQININFVVDAGNENLFFISPLTIYHVIDQNSPFFNMAAETLPQQDFELVVFLDGTVESTSATCQVRTSYVPEEVLWGYRFAPIVSKTKEGKYRVDFHNFSKTVEVETPHCALCLYNERDARARIKKGYDNPNFSLSEVSETDDTKM
- the KCNJ1 gene encoding ATP-sensitive inward rectifier potassium channel 1 isoform X1, giving the protein MDTSSRNMLRMLIRVLTERMFKHLRKWFVAHFLGHSRQRARLVSKDGRCNIEFGNVEAQSRFIFFVDIWTTVLDLKWRYKMTIFISAFLGSWFFFGLLWYAVAYIHKDLPEFHPSVNHTPCVENINGLTSAFLFSLETQVTIGYGFRCVTEQCGTAIFLLIFQSILGVIINSFMCGAILAKISRPKKCAKTITFSKNAVISKRGGKLCLLIRVANLRKSLLIGSHIYGKLLRTTVTPEGETIILDQININFVVDAGNENLFFISPLTIYHVIDQNSPFFNMAAETLPQQDFELVVFLDGTVESTSATCQVRTSYVPEEVLWGYRFAPIVSKTKEGKYRVDFHNFSKTVEVETPHCALCLYNERDARARIKKGYDNPNFSLSEVSETDDTKM